In Shouchella patagoniensis, the following are encoded in one genomic region:
- a CDS encoding TetR/AcrR family transcriptional regulator, with the protein MNERKKQISDAALTLFQEKGLPHTSIQDILVAANISKGTFYNHFSSKNDCVAEILENLREEANQLRITAQIGKNKQDRTIFIEQISILIRLQEERKLYRLFEAILHSNEADLKKLVLQHRIKDMEWLTARLIEVRGEDIRPYAFEGVVLFTGMLQHILFVNRYTNSSYELKEVIHVILSYLELILAKMSKDQTSLLQTEAIHQFRTQVNKKTVTLEDIHTHATIFEKERFSEEQQDLYDAIMTELKKERLRTSVLLPLLKPFQTTFKETPLEAEAQTFTNLIWFYLHSH; encoded by the coding sequence ATGAATGAACGGAAAAAACAAATATCAGATGCAGCCTTAACGCTTTTCCAGGAAAAAGGCCTTCCACATACATCGATCCAAGATATCTTGGTCGCTGCTAATATTTCAAAAGGGACTTTTTACAATCATTTTTCTTCAAAAAATGATTGTGTGGCTGAAATCTTAGAAAATTTACGTGAGGAAGCAAACCAGCTTCGCATCACTGCTCAAATTGGTAAAAACAAACAAGACCGGACCATTTTCATTGAGCAGATCTCAATTCTCATTCGTCTTCAAGAAGAACGAAAATTGTACCGCTTATTTGAAGCCATTCTCCATTCCAATGAAGCAGATTTAAAAAAGCTTGTACTCCAACATCGCATAAAAGATATGGAGTGGTTAACCGCTCGGCTCATTGAAGTAAGAGGTGAAGACATTCGTCCGTATGCTTTTGAAGGCGTAGTCCTCTTTACCGGGATGCTGCAACATATTCTATTCGTGAACCGCTACACCAATAGCAGCTACGAGTTAAAAGAGGTAATTCATGTAATTCTTTCCTATTTAGAACTTATTCTTGCCAAGATGAGCAAAGATCAGACGTCACTCTTACAGACAGAAGCCATTCATCAATTCCGAACTCAAGTGAACAAGAAGACCGTCACCCTTGAAGACATTCACACTCATGCAACTATTTTTGAAAAAGAACGCTTTAGTGAAGAACAACAAGATTTGTATGACGCAATCATGACCGAATTAAAGAAAGAACGCTTGCGAACGTCCGTTTTACTCCCGCTACTAAAACCATTTCAGACTACATTTAAAGAGACCCCACTAGAGGCAGAGGCGCAAACATTCACCAATTTGATTTGGTTTTATCTTCATTCTCATTAG
- a CDS encoding DHA2 family efflux MFS transporter permease subunit: MIGILFVGAFVSFLNNSLLNVALPSIMVDLGVDDYSTVQWLATGYMLVSGILIPASAFLLTRFTNRSLYIAAMTIFTIGTAVAAFAPNFALLLTGRMVQAAGASVMGPLLMNVMLISFPREKRGTAMGIFGLVMITAPAIGPTLSGYIVQNYDWRLLFEMILPLAVISLVLSVWKLDNVMPQNKEAKLDYLSVVLSSLGFGGLLYGFSSASADGWTDTWVLTTLIVGTIMLAAFIIRQLKMEEPLLDLRAYKYPMFALASIIAAVNAVAMFSGMILTPAYVQSVRGISPLDSGLLMLPGAIIMGLMSPVTGRLFDKFGPRVISITGLVITAVSTYMLANLQLDTPYMTIVIIYSLRMLGMALVMMPIMTNGLNQLPTRLNPHGTAINNTAQQVSGSIGTAILVTIMNSVASTEAGNILAGTDPATMTEAASAAVMQQSLLAGIQYAFYVSLVMNVIALVLAFFVKRVDTSIEAVRKIEEE, from the coding sequence ATGATAGGGATCTTGTTTGTGGGTGCATTTGTATCATTTCTAAATAATTCTTTATTAAATGTGGCTTTACCAAGCATCATGGTTGATCTTGGTGTTGACGATTATTCAACTGTCCAATGGTTAGCAACAGGCTATATGCTTGTTAGTGGGATTCTTATACCTGCTTCTGCTTTCTTATTAACACGGTTTACGAATCGAAGTTTATATATTGCAGCGATGACAATCTTTACGATTGGAACAGCAGTTGCCGCGTTTGCGCCAAACTTTGCTCTCTTATTAACGGGACGTATGGTGCAAGCAGCTGGGGCATCAGTTATGGGCCCATTATTAATGAACGTCATGCTCATTAGTTTTCCACGTGAAAAACGGGGAACGGCGATGGGTATTTTCGGGCTTGTTATGATTACGGCACCGGCAATTGGACCAACACTATCGGGATACATTGTCCAGAATTACGACTGGCGTCTATTATTTGAAATGATCCTGCCTCTCGCAGTCATTAGCTTAGTGCTTTCTGTATGGAAGCTCGACAATGTCATGCCACAAAACAAAGAGGCAAAATTGGATTACTTATCCGTTGTGTTATCAAGTCTTGGTTTTGGTGGATTGTTGTACGGATTTAGTTCTGCGAGCGCAGATGGATGGACAGATACGTGGGTATTAACAACGCTCATTGTCGGAACAATTATGTTGGCGGCGTTTATTATACGCCAATTAAAAATGGAGGAACCGCTGCTGGATTTGCGGGCTTATAAATACCCGATGTTTGCTCTTGCGTCCATCATTGCTGCGGTAAATGCCGTTGCAATGTTCTCGGGCATGATCTTAACACCTGCTTATGTCCAAAGTGTGCGGGGGATTTCGCCACTTGATTCAGGTTTGTTGATGCTTCCTGGAGCGATCATCATGGGGCTCATGTCTCCAGTGACGGGACGATTATTTGATAAATTTGGTCCCCGGGTGATTTCAATAACGGGTCTTGTTATTACAGCTGTATCAACGTATATGCTGGCAAACTTACAGCTTGATACGCCGTATATGACGATCGTCATTATTTACAGCTTGCGCATGCTAGGTATGGCACTCGTGATGATGCCGATTATGACAAATGGACTGAATCAATTGCCAACGCGATTGAATCCACATGGAACAGCAATTAATAATACTGCGCAACAAGTATCAGGTTCAATTGGAACCGCGATCCTTGTCACGATCATGAACAGTGTCGCAAGTACGGAGGCAGGAAACATCCTTGCCGGCACCGATCCAGCTACAATGACCGAGGCTGCTTCCGCTGCTGTGATGCAACAATCGTTACTTGCGGGTATTCAATATGCGTTTTACGTCTCGCTTGTCATGAATGTGATTGCTCTCGTCTTAGCCTTCTTTGTTAAACGAGTTGATACAAGCATAGAAGCTGTACGGAAGATTGAAGAAGAATAA
- a CDS encoding SDR family NAD(P)-dependent oxidoreductase, whose translation MRSFSGKVVLITGGAGGIGIATAKAFADEGAKVALVDLKEDALKEAATKAGLEDALLLSANVTKEEDVERYVNETLNAYGHIDIFVNNAGINGQFATITEQTVENVQNVLNVNVLGVFLGLKYVMKAMIEKKSGVIVNLASNGGLLGAPGMSAYVASKHAVIAYNKTAALAGAEHNIRSVAVCPSGVDTQMMRSIETNSMPGKEGDAKKAFEASVPLNRYATATEIADFIAFLASDKASFISGSYHRIDGGQAATSV comes from the coding sequence ATGCGTTCATTTTCAGGAAAAGTTGTGCTCATTACAGGTGGAGCAGGAGGAATTGGTATCGCCACAGCAAAAGCTTTTGCTGATGAGGGGGCAAAAGTGGCCCTTGTTGATTTAAAGGAAGACGCATTAAAAGAAGCCGCTACGAAAGCAGGTCTAGAAGATGCTTTGCTTTTAAGCGCAAATGTGACGAAAGAAGAAGATGTGGAACGTTATGTGAATGAGACATTGAACGCATATGGTCACATCGATATCTTTGTGAATAATGCAGGAATTAATGGGCAATTCGCAACAATTACTGAGCAGACGGTTGAGAATGTCCAGAACGTCTTAAATGTAAATGTTCTTGGTGTTTTTCTTGGTTTAAAATATGTGATGAAAGCCATGATTGAGAAAAAATCAGGTGTCATTGTGAACCTTGCCTCAAATGGCGGTCTCCTCGGCGCACCTGGAATGAGCGCTTACGTCGCCTCCAAACATGCCGTTATCGCCTATAACAAAACGGCTGCCCTCGCAGGTGCGGAGCACAACATTCGCTCTGTTGCCGTTTGTCCATCAGGGGTCGATACACAAATGATGCGCTCGATCGAAACAAATAGTATGCCAGGAAAAGAAGGCGATGCGAAGAAAGCATTTGAAGCATCCGTCCCATTAAACCGCTACGCAACAGCAACTGAAATTGCTGATTTTATCGCTTTTCTTGCATCAGATAAAGCTTCGTTTATCTCTGGATCGTACCATCGCATTGACGGTGGACAAGCGGCAACGTCGGTGTAA